A genomic region of Nostoc sp. UHCC 0702 contains the following coding sequences:
- a CDS encoding ACT domain-containing protein: MADLTPNSSFSLTLRLQIPNRVGMLASVTQAIATTGGNLGQIDLIEQSRKESTRDITVDAASTEHAETIVQAIKALPDIKLLSVYDRTFNLHRGGKISITSRISLKSVSDLAMAYTPGVGRICTAIAQDPEEVYNLTIKQNTVAIVTDGSAVLGLGNLGPFAALPVMEGKAMLFKEFAGLDAFPICLATQDTDEIVRTVKNLAPVFGGVNLEDIAAPRCFEIEQRLRQELDIPVFHDDQHGTAIVTLAALFNALKLVHKSIAEIRIVINGAGAAGVAIARLLRKAGAEKIWMCDSKGILSISRTDLTEEKREFAVKAQGTLAGALQGADVFIGVSVPGVLTPEMVQAMAKDPIVFAMANPIPEIQPELVSKNVAVIATGRSDYPNQINNVLAFPGVFRGALDCRAKTITTTMYLEAASAIASLVKPSDLDREHIIPSVFDERVVSAVAAAVQRAAREEGIAQS, encoded by the coding sequence ATGGCAGACCTAACTCCCAATTCTAGTTTTAGTTTGACGCTACGCTTGCAGATTCCCAATCGTGTGGGGATGTTGGCCTCAGTCACCCAGGCGATCGCAACTACTGGTGGTAATCTCGGTCAAATTGATCTAATCGAGCAAAGCCGCAAGGAGTCTACCCGCGATATTACTGTTGATGCGGCTAGTACTGAACATGCTGAAACCATTGTACAAGCGATCAAAGCATTACCAGATATCAAGCTGCTGAGTGTCTACGATCGCACTTTCAATTTACATCGCGGTGGCAAAATCAGCATCACCAGCAGAATTTCTCTCAAAAGTGTTTCTGATTTAGCAATGGCTTACACGCCAGGAGTCGGTAGAATTTGTACTGCGATCGCTCAAGACCCAGAAGAAGTTTACAATTTAACTATTAAACAAAATACTGTAGCTATTGTTACAGATGGTAGTGCTGTTTTGGGGTTAGGCAATCTCGGCCCATTTGCTGCTTTACCTGTGATGGAAGGTAAAGCGATGCTGTTCAAAGAATTTGCTGGACTAGATGCTTTCCCCATCTGTCTTGCTACCCAAGATACAGATGAAATTGTGCGTACAGTCAAAAATCTGGCTCCGGTGTTTGGGGGTGTGAACTTAGAGGATATCGCTGCACCTCGCTGCTTTGAAATTGAACAGAGATTGCGGCAAGAATTAGATATCCCCGTTTTTCACGATGACCAGCATGGTACAGCCATTGTCACCTTGGCAGCTTTGTTTAATGCCTTGAAGCTGGTACATAAGTCAATTGCAGAAATCCGCATCGTGATTAATGGTGCTGGGGCGGCTGGGGTAGCGATCGCGCGTTTACTCCGCAAAGCTGGGGCAGAAAAAATCTGGATGTGTGACTCTAAAGGTATTCTCTCCATCAGTCGCACCGACTTGACAGAGGAAAAGCGGGAATTTGCAGTGAAAGCCCAGGGTACTCTGGCGGGTGCCCTGCAAGGGGCAGATGTATTTATTGGTGTTAGTGTTCCAGGAGTTTTGACACCAGAAATGGTGCAAGCAATGGCGAAAGACCCAATTGTGTTTGCAATGGCTAATCCCATTCCAGAAATTCAACCAGAATTAGTCAGTAAAAATGTAGCAGTCATCGCTACTGGTCGCAGTGATTATCCCAACCAAATTAATAACGTTTTAGCTTTTCCGGGAGTATTTCGTGGTGCTTTAGATTGTCGGGCAAAGACGATTACGACCACAATGTATCTGGAAGCTGCAAGTGCGATCGCGTCTTTGGTCAAACCATCAGATTTGGATCGGGAGCATATTATTCCCTCAGTCTTTGATGAACGTGTTGTTAGCGCTGTTGCTGCGGCTGTCCAACGCGCAGCCCGTGAAGAAGGTATTGCTCAAAGTTAA
- a CDS encoding creatininase family protein, translating to MLLHLSTWQEVEVYLQQSQGIILPIGSTEQHGPTGLIGTDAICAEAIARGVGEATGAIVGPTINVGMALHHTAFPGTISLRPSTMIQLVRDYITCLAKAGFTKFYFINGHGGNIATLKAAFSETYAYLEDLQINNAQLVQCQVGNWFMCGSVYKLALELYGDQEGSHATPSEVALTQYVYPEAIKQASLSPEVASGYKIYGASDFRVRYPDGRMGSNPALATPEHGKQFYDLAVKELSNGYLEFVSPE from the coding sequence ATGTTACTGCATTTGAGTACCTGGCAAGAAGTCGAAGTTTATCTACAGCAGTCTCAGGGTATTATTCTCCCTATTGGTTCCACAGAGCAACACGGCCCAACAGGATTAATCGGTACAGATGCTATTTGTGCAGAAGCGATCGCTCGTGGTGTGGGTGAAGCTACTGGGGCGATCGTTGGCCCTACAATCAATGTAGGCATGGCACTGCACCATACTGCCTTTCCTGGGACAATCAGTCTGCGTCCCAGCACTATGATTCAACTAGTGCGAGACTACATCACTTGTTTAGCCAAAGCTGGTTTTACCAAGTTTTACTTTATCAATGGACATGGTGGTAATATCGCCACCCTCAAAGCTGCTTTCTCTGAAACCTACGCTTACTTAGAAGATTTGCAGATTAATAATGCTCAATTAGTACAATGTCAAGTTGGTAACTGGTTTATGTGCGGTTCTGTATACAAACTTGCACTAGAATTATACGGCGACCAAGAAGGCTCTCATGCAACGCCCAGTGAAGTAGCCCTCACCCAGTACGTTTATCCAGAAGCAATTAAGCAAGCGTCTCTCTCACCAGAAGTTGCATCTGGATACAAGATTTATGGTGCAAGTGACTTTCGAGTGCGTTACCCAGATGGACGCATGGGTTCAAATCCTGCATTGGCTACGCCCGAACATGGTAAGCAATTTTATGATTTGGCGGTAAAAGAACTCAGCAATGGCTACTTAGAATTTGTGAGTCCAGAATAA
- a CDS encoding MFS transporter has protein sequence MVNSFNTRPEILWRQVWGLAALLAAIIFSWMAYGFYQPKILRELEFVELASWLGILQGLLAAVIEPLIGRVSDRIQQRLGSRLPLISVGVMLAGLILVTVSLLVGHSIPLGIRWILPVLMTAWVIAIIMFRGPAIALLTQFAPIAELPQANAILVFVFGLVAAIGLMWNARLYSMGASVTFLVGAIALILGAYILRLFTPKHCFDSSTRNQVTAKTPTVLLILIFIIGLATSLEINLLLSIFPQELQTQLPGLKVEFITAEILLVSAIASVPLGEWTTELGANKSMMLGLGTMTTLMGVTLLNDNNIIAIGLILAFGVSFSLVFISMISLVLGKIPPNRAGLGTGLYFGGSAGGTAIISLLIKLIGIKPVGAFLLAEVAFLVVAVSIFLTKKISVT, from the coding sequence ATGGTTAACTCTTTCAATACCCGCCCTGAGATTTTATGGCGACAAGTTTGGGGATTAGCCGCTTTACTGGCAGCGATTATTTTCAGTTGGATGGCATACGGTTTTTATCAGCCGAAAATTTTACGAGAACTAGAATTTGTTGAACTGGCAAGTTGGCTGGGAATATTGCAAGGCTTACTTGCAGCAGTTATAGAACCTTTGATTGGGAGAGTTTCCGATCGCATTCAGCAGCGTTTAGGTAGTCGCCTACCGTTGATTAGTGTGGGAGTCATGCTAGCAGGTTTAATTCTTGTTACTGTTTCGCTGTTAGTGGGACACAGTATACCGTTAGGTATACGTTGGATTTTACCAGTGCTGATGACTGCTTGGGTGATAGCAATAATTATGTTTCGTGGCCCGGCGATCGCACTTTTAACACAATTCGCACCCATCGCCGAATTGCCCCAAGCCAATGCCATTCTGGTGTTCGTATTTGGATTAGTAGCAGCTATTGGGTTAATGTGGAATGCCCGACTCTACAGTATGGGTGCGTCTGTTACTTTTCTTGTGGGAGCGATCGCTTTAATTTTGGGAGCATATATTTTACGCTTATTCACCCCTAAACATTGCTTTGATTCCTCTACCCGGAATCAAGTCACTGCTAAAACTCCCACGGTACTGTTAATTCTGATTTTTATAATTGGTTTAGCTACAAGTTTAGAAATTAATTTATTACTATCAATATTTCCTCAAGAATTGCAAACTCAATTACCAGGACTGAAAGTAGAATTTATTACTGCTGAAATCCTTTTAGTGTCAGCGATCGCTTCAGTTCCTTTGGGAGAATGGACGACAGAACTAGGCGCTAATAAGTCTATGATGCTTGGCTTGGGGACAATGACAACTTTAATGGGGGTAACATTACTCAATGACAACAACATCATAGCAATTGGTTTAATACTGGCTTTTGGTGTCAGTTTCAGCTTAGTTTTTATCAGTATGATTTCCTTAGTATTGGGTAAAATTCCCCCTAACCGAGCAGGCTTAGGTACTGGCTTATATTTTGGTGGTAGTGCTGGGGGAACTGCGATTATTTCTTTGTTAATCAAATTAATCGGGATCAAACCAGTCGGAGCGTTTTTGTTAGCTGAGGTTGCTTTTTTAGTAGTGGCTGTGTCTATTTTTCTGACTAAGAAGATTTCAGTTACCTAA
- a CDS encoding Mo-dependent nitrogenase C-terminal domain-containing protein → MLKVKNQNMIMPAFINLMNVNQQASSQNQFTRPKLDLLQPLRKWLDEIEVQNPKLAHLIAKMIPAQCPFERDLMLFGRKIAHIPPMCKLNPLYDQFIGLRFRALCYLADQCGEDIQSYC, encoded by the coding sequence ATGCTCAAAGTAAAAAATCAGAATATGATTATGCCTGCTTTTATTAACCTGATGAACGTTAATCAGCAAGCAAGTAGCCAAAATCAATTCACTCGACCTAAATTAGATTTACTGCAACCATTGCGAAAATGGCTTGACGAAATAGAAGTTCAGAATCCTAAATTAGCTCACCTGATTGCTAAAATGATTCCTGCACAGTGCCCTTTTGAGCGCGATTTGATGTTGTTTGGTCGCAAAATTGCTCATATTCCTCCTATGTGTAAGCTCAATCCACTTTATGACCAATTTATCGGCTTGCGTTTTCGTGCTTTGTGTTATTTAGCAGATCAATGTGGAGAAGATATCCAGTCTTACTGCTAA
- the psbA gene encoding photosystem II q(b) protein has product MTTTLGRSESGSLWDRFCQWITSTENRLYVGWFGVLMIPTLLTATICFIIAFIAAPPVDIDGIREPVSGSLLYGNNIITGAVVPTSNAIGLHFYPLWEAASMDEWLYNGGPYQLIILHFLIGIFCWLGRQWELSYRLGMRPWICVAYSAPVAAATSVFLIYPIGQGSFSDGMPLGISGTFNFMLVFQAEHNILMHPFHQFGVAAVFGGALFSAMHGSLVSSSLVRETTEVESVNYGYKFGQEQETYSIIAAHGYFGRLIWQYASFNNSRSLHFFLAAWPVVGIWLTALGISTMAFNLNGFNFNQSILDSKGRVINTWADILNRANLGIEVMHERNAHNFPLDLAAGEAMPVALQAPAIHG; this is encoded by the coding sequence ATGACTACAACTTTAGGAAGAAGCGAAAGCGGTAGCCTGTGGGATCGTTTTTGTCAATGGATTACTAGCACCGAAAATCGGCTTTATGTTGGCTGGTTCGGCGTTTTAATGATTCCTACTCTGTTGACGGCTACTATCTGTTTCATTATTGCCTTTATTGCTGCCCCTCCCGTCGATATTGATGGGATTCGAGAGCCTGTTTCTGGTTCTTTATTATACGGCAATAACATCATTACTGGTGCTGTTGTACCCACATCCAACGCTATTGGTTTGCATTTCTACCCACTTTGGGAAGCTGCTTCAATGGATGAATGGCTGTACAATGGCGGCCCTTATCAACTAATAATTTTGCATTTTCTCATTGGTATTTTCTGCTGGCTAGGTCGGCAATGGGAATTAAGCTACCGTTTGGGAATGCGTCCCTGGATTTGTGTTGCTTATTCTGCTCCTGTAGCTGCTGCAACCTCGGTTTTCTTAATTTACCCTATTGGTCAAGGTAGTTTTTCTGACGGGATGCCTTTGGGAATTAGCGGCACTTTTAATTTCATGTTGGTATTCCAAGCTGAGCATAACATCCTCATGCACCCCTTCCATCAATTTGGTGTAGCGGCGGTGTTTGGTGGGGCGTTGTTCTCTGCAATGCATGGTTCTTTGGTGTCTTCGTCTCTAGTTAGGGAGACAACTGAAGTTGAATCTGTGAACTATGGCTATAAGTTTGGTCAAGAACAAGAAACTTATAGCATCATAGCGGCTCATGGTTACTTTGGGCGCTTAATTTGGCAATATGCCAGCTTTAATAACTCGCGTTCGTTGCACTTTTTCTTGGCTGCTTGGCCTGTGGTTGGTATCTGGTTGACAGCATTAGGCATCAGTACGATGGCTTTTAATCTCAATGGGTTCAATTTCAACCAATCAATACTTGACTCCAAAGGTCGTGTAATTAATACATGGGCAGATATACTCAACCGCGCCAACTTGGGTATAGAAGTGATGCATGAACGCAATGCTCACAATTTCCCACTCGATTTGGCTGCTGGTGAAGCTATGCCTGTGGCTTTGCAAGCTCCTGCAATTCATGGTTAG
- a CDS encoding peptidoglycan-binding protein has product MTTYTNAQFRSILFGLGYLAKNVANPALGFPVTTDNSPFTGNKTLQAIRNFQADYRLLVDGIVGAKTMAKAEEVIKILQYELNVVVNAGLPKDQPFYGPKTVQAVKKFEAQYYAAEERFITGVATLDLRKYLDAIAKQIA; this is encoded by the coding sequence ATGACTACTTATACAAATGCTCAATTCCGTTCTATCTTATTTGGTTTAGGATATCTTGCGAAAAATGTTGCTAATCCTGCCCTTGGTTTTCCCGTTACCACGGATAATTCTCCATTCACAGGCAACAAAACTCTACAGGCAATTAGAAACTTTCAAGCAGATTACAGACTCCTAGTTGATGGCATAGTGGGCGCAAAAACTATGGCGAAAGCAGAAGAAGTAATCAAAATTCTGCAATATGAGTTGAACGTAGTTGTCAATGCAGGTTTACCAAAAGACCAACCCTTTTATGGGCCGAAAACTGTGCAAGCTGTGAAGAAATTTGAAGCGCAATATTATGCTGCCGAGGAACGATTTATTACTGGTGTCGCTACTCTAGATCTACGTAAATATCTCGATGCTATTGCTAAACAAATAGCTTAA
- the rpiA gene encoding ribose-5-phosphate isomerase RpiA, whose translation MTATADPVTLMKQEVGKAAAALVKSGSIVGLGTGSTTAYTIQFLGDRLKSGELKDIKGIPTSFQSEVLAKQYGVPLTTLDAVDHIDIAIDGADEVDPQKNLIKGGGAAHTREKVVDYLAAQFIVVVDSGKLVDRLGSSFPVPVEVIPMAITPVTNAIKKLGGKPELRMGVKKAGPVITDQGNFVLDVRFDSIDDPVNLEKTLNNIPGVLENGIFVNCADLVLVGEVKDGQPLVREL comes from the coding sequence ATGACCGCAACAGCAGACCCCGTGACGTTGATGAAGCAAGAAGTTGGTAAAGCCGCCGCTGCCCTGGTAAAATCAGGTTCGATTGTTGGGTTGGGTACGGGATCAACCACAGCTTATACAATTCAGTTTTTGGGCGATCGCCTCAAGTCCGGTGAACTTAAAGATATCAAAGGTATCCCTACCTCTTTTCAATCAGAAGTGCTAGCAAAACAGTACGGTGTTCCTCTCACCACTTTAGACGCTGTTGACCACATTGATATCGCCATTGATGGGGCTGATGAAGTTGACCCGCAGAAAAATCTGATTAAAGGCGGTGGTGCAGCACATACCCGTGAAAAAGTGGTGGATTACCTGGCGGCGCAATTTATTGTTGTGGTAGATAGTGGTAAATTAGTAGACCGTTTGGGTTCTAGTTTCCCCGTACCTGTGGAAGTTATACCAATGGCCATCACACCGGTTACTAATGCCATTAAAAAACTCGGTGGCAAACCCGAACTCCGTATGGGTGTGAAAAAAGCTGGCCCAGTAATTACCGACCAAGGAAATTTCGTATTAGATGTCAGATTTGACTCCATTGACGACCCAGTTAACCTAGAAAAAACACTGAATAATATTCCCGGTGTTCTAGAAAATGGTATCTTCGTCAATTGTGCAGATTTAGTTTTAGTGGGCGAAGTTAAAGATGGTCAGCCACTAGTCAGGGAACTGTAA